The Rhodobacter sp. genome segment GTGGTCGATGGCGCGGCCCTGACGTTCGCTGGTGGTGGTCAGCAACATTTCCTGGATCACCTCGGGCAGCGTCCGGGCGGTGCTTTCCACGGCGCCGGTCAGCGGGTAGCAACCCAGCGTGCGGAACCGGATCGAGCGCATCTGAGGCGTCTCACCGGGTTTCAGCGGAAACCGGTCGTCATCGACCATCAGGATCAGACCGTCGCGTTTCACCGTGGGACGCGGGGCCGAGAAATAGAGCGGCACGATCTCGATGCCCTCGAGATGGATGTATTGCCAGATGTCCAGCTCGGTCCAGTTCGAGATGGGGAACACCCGCATCGACTCGCCCTTGGTCTTGCGCGCATTGTAGAGGTGCCACAACTCGGGGCGCTGGTTCTTGGGGTCCCAGCGGTGATTGGCCGAGCGGAAGGAAAACACGCGCTCTTTCGCGCGGCTCTTTTCCTCGTCGCGGCGCGCGCCGCCAAAGGCCGCGTCGAAGCCGTAGAGGTCCAGCGCCTGTTTCAGCCCCTCGGTCTTCCACATGTCGGTGTGCAAGCTGCCGTGGTCGAACGGATTGATGCCGCGCTCCATGGCCTCGGGGTTGTGATAGACCAGCAGCTCCATCCCGGCCTCGCGCGCGGCCTTGTCGCGCAGTTCGTACATCGCGCGGAATTTCCACGTCGTGTCCACATGCAGCAGCGGGAACGGCGGCGGCGCGGGGTAGAACGCCTTTTTCGCCAGGTGCAGCATCACCGCACTGTCCTTGCCCACCGAATACAGCATCACCGGCTTTTCGGCCTCGGCGACGACTTCGCGCAGGATATGGATGCTCTCGGCCTCGAGCCGCTGCAAATGGGTGAGGGTCCTGACCGACATGCCCGTGTCCTTTGAATTGCTTCTTGACGGGCAGATAGCGCGGCGCTTATGCGAAGGAACCTCCCATTTGGGGGGTTATTACTTCACAACCGCCTGAGATCCCGCCCGTGACCAGCCCCAGCGAAGAAACGCGGGTGATCCGCCAGATCTACGCGGCCGCTGCCCGGCCCGCCGCCGACTGGCAGACCGCGTTGACCACGCTGGGCGCCGTGCTGCGCGCCGAGGGCACCTGCCTGCTGATCGAAAGCGCCGGCGCCGCGCATCGCTTCGCCACCGGAACGCCACCCGCCCTGCCCGCGCCCGAGGTCCTGCGCGCATTGCGCGACGACCGTCTCTATGCGCACGGCGACCTGGGCCAACCCGGCCCGCCGCTGCGCCTGATCGCCGTGTCGGCCCATGCCGACGCGCGGGCCTGGCTGGGGGTGGGCCACGCGCAGACCGACTTTCGCGCCGCCGATGGCGCCCTGCTGGGACGCCTGGCGCCGCATCTGGCGCAGGCGGTGGACCTGTGGCTGGACCGTCAGGCCGACGAGGCCCAGGCCCGCCAGACCACCGACCTGAGCCGCGCGCTGGGGGCCGGCTGGCTGTGGCTCGATCCCGCCCTCAGGGTGATCGAGGCCGACGCGACCGCGCGCGCCCTGCTGTCCGACACGCCGGCCCTGCGACTGGCGGCGGGTGGGCGGCTGGACGCGGGCGACGGGCTGGTCGCACGCGACCTGCGCCGGGCGATGGATCAGGCGCTGGCCGGGCGCGCCCAGCGGCTGACGCTGGCGCAGCCCCCGGCGCCGCTACATCTGGCCCTGTTGCCGGGGCTGTCCGCCCCCGCGCCGGGCCTGCGCCCGGTGGTGCGCGGGGTGCTGCGGCGCGCACCCCGGGCCGGCGCGCTGGACCCCGACGCGCTGGCGGGCGCTCTGGGGCTCAAGCGCAGCGAGGCCCGCCTGGCGGCGCTGATCTGCGACGGCGCGACCCTGGCCGAGGCCGCGCAGACCCTGGGCTGGACGCTGGAAACCGCGCGCAGTTGCTCGAAACGGATCTTCGCGCTGACCGGCACGCACGGACAGCCCGATCTGGTGCGCCTTGTGCAGACCGGCACCGTCTGGTTCACCCCCTAGCGTCCCGAAACACCGAACAGCGCGGCCAGCCCGCCGGCATCCAACCCGCCGGCCCGACCGATCACCACCACGCCGGGACGCGCGCCCTTGGGCGGCGGGGACAGCCGCACCCGCGCGCCGACGCCCTGCACCAGCCGCAGCGCGCCCGTGTCATCGACAAAGACCCCCTTGGCCCTGAGCACGCCCAGCGCCGGATCGGCCAGGCCCCGCGCCAGCGCACGCGCGTCGAGCGGGCGCGCCGGGCGAAACAGCAGGCTGTCGTGGCCGGGCGTCTCGGGCGCGGCCGCGTCCTCGCCCAGACGCGGGCGCGGCCCGAGGATCAGCGCGGGCGGAACCCGGCCCTCGACGGCCTCGACCACCGCCGCCGCCGGGTGCAGGGCCGCGACCAGCGCGCGCGCGCGGTCCAGACCGGCCGCCCCCGCCAGATCGGGCTTTGTCAGCACGATCAGGTCGGCCTGCTCGATCTGGCGACGAATCGTATCGCCCAGATAGGGGTCCTCGGCGCGCGCGGGCGCGGTTTCGGCATCGACCAGCACCACCACCGCCGCCAGCGCGACATCGCGCATCAACGACAGCGCGCCCGCCAGCGCCCCGGGCAGCGCCACACCCGAGGTTTCGATCAGCAACTGGTCGGGCCGGGGATCACGGGCGCAGAGGGCGCGCAGGGTCTCGCCCAGATCGTCACCGACCGTGCAGCAAACGCAACCACCCGCCAGGGTCATGAGGTCCTCGTCGCGGGCCTCGATCAGGTCGGCGTCGATGGGCAGGTCCCCGAAATCGTTGACCAGAACCGCCAGACGCTGGCCTTCGGCGTGGCGCAGCAGATGGTTGACCAGCGTCGTCTTGCCCGCGCCCAGATACCCCCCCAGCAGCGTGACGGGCAGCGGGCTTTCGCTCATACCGTGCCCGCCTGGAACGCCACGCCGCCCAGCACCGTGCCCCAGACCCGCACGTCCTTCAGCGCCTCGGGGGCGACGGCGGTCGGGTCCTCTTCGAGCACCGCGAAATCGGCCCGTTTGCCGGTCTCGATCGAGCCCAGCTCACCGTCCAGATGCAGCGTGTGCGCCGCGCCCAGAGTGATCGCGCGCAAGGCCTCGTGCACGGTGATGCACTCCTCGGGCCCCAGCACGCGCCCCTCGGACGAGATCCGGTTGACCGCGCACCAGGCGGTGAACAGCGGTCCCAGCGGCGTCACCGGCGCGTCGCAGTGAATCGCCAGCGGGGCGCCCGCGTCCAGCGCGGTGCGGCAGGCGTTCATGCGGCGCGCCCGCTCGGGTCCGACGGTCTGCGCATAGTGCTGCTCGCCCCAATAATAGATGTGGTTCGCGAACAGGTTCACGCACATCCCCAGACGGGCCGCCTGCCTGAGCTGGGCGGCATCCGCCAACTGGCAGTGCTGCAAGGTGAACCTGTGGTCCGGGCTCGGATGCTTTTGCAATGCGGCCTCAAGCGTTTCGAGCACAAGCTGCGTCGCCTGGTCGCCATTGGTGTGCAGATGCACCGGCACGCGTGCCGCCAAGGCGCGTTCCAGGATCTCGGTCAGATGTTCCGGCGCGATATACCACAGCCCGTTCGGCGCCCCGTTGAAATACCCCGGCCAGCGCAGGCGCGCGGTGAACCCCTGGATCGAGCCGTCCACATGGATCTTGATCCCGCCCAGCCTGAGCTTGTCGTGCGACAGCCCGGCGAGGCGCTGGACCTCGGCGATCAAGGCCTCGGGCTTCATGCCCAGGAAGGTGCGGAAGGGCACCAGCCGCACCGGCCAGTCCGGCTGTTGCGTGACGGCAACCATCGAGACCACGCCGGGTTCGGGCAATTGCGCCGCCAGGTCGGTGATCGTCGTCGTGCCGGTGCGCACGCACAGACGGGAAAAGGCGCGCAGGTCGGATTCGGCGTTGGTGGCGATGGCCTCGGCCATGCCGACGTGGCGGGCGATGGCAAGCCGCGCCTCGGGCCCCAGCAGGATGCCGGTGGGCAGCCCGTCCTCGCCCAGCGGATAGCTTTGATGATTGATCCCCTCGCGCAGCAACCCCGCCATCTCGAGCGCGACCGAGTTGGCCACCAGGATGTGACCCGAGGCGTGCAATACCGCCACCGGCCGCGTGGTCGAAACGCGGTCCAGTTCGTGGCGCGAGAACACGGCCCCCGGCATGTAGAGCGGGTCGAACTGCCACCCCGCAAGCGGCGCGGCGGGGTCGGACAGCGCCGCTTCGGCCGCGCGCAGACGGTCCAGCACCGCATCGACGGATTTCAGCCCCGACCAGACCTTGCCATCGGGATCCATCCGGTCGAACCAGCCGCAATAGACGCGGTTCCAGGCCGACCCTTCCATCGTGTGGGCGTGCCCCTCGACGAAACCGGGCATCAGCACCTTGTCCGCGAAGCGTTCGTCCAGCGCATAGGCACCCCACCCGGCCAGATCCTCGAGCGAGCCCGCCCCCAGGATGCGCCCCTCGCGCACGGCGACATGCGTCGCCTCAGGGCGATTCGGGATCATCGTCAGGATCTTGCGGGCCTTGAAGATGGTGATGTCGGACATGGCGGGCGCACCTTTGCGGCATGGAGGGGTGCCCCAGCCTACGCCCTCACCCGCGACAAGGATGCGACCAGAAACCCGCGATCAATGAGTCCAGACCTGGCGCCGGTTGGTGGCGAAATTCTCGCCGTATCCCTGCGGCCGGATGTTCGCCGCGCGCTCTTTCGGTTGCTGCACGACGTAATCGATCCGGTTCGCCTTGGCGTAGGCCTCGGCCTCGGCCTGGGTGGCAAAGCGCAGGCGCACCTGGGATTGCGTGTCGCCCGATCCCGTCCAGCCCATCAGCGGGTCGGTGGCGCGCGCCTCGGCCGGGGCGTAATCCAGCACCCATTGCCGGGTGCGGGCCATGCCCGATTGCATCGCGTTGCGGGCGGGGCGATAGATGCGGGCACGCATGGCCGGTCTCCCTTGTTCTGCGGCTGCTTTATCGGGGATTCGCGCCCCCGAGGCAAGAGGGATAGCCCACACCGACGCGCCCCTTGAACCGGAACAAAATAAGCACAATTCTAGGCAACGCGCCGCAAGCCGAGGTCCCCGATGCACAACAACCGCCCCGATGTCCTGAACGACATGCCCCTCGCCGCCGCCCCGCGCCGCGAGAAGCTGGAGGGCGGCAAGCGGTTCGTCATGCAGACGCCGTTCCAGCCGGCGGGCGACCAGCCCACAGCCATCGCCGAACTGACCGCCGGCGTGCGCGAGGGCGAGCGCAACCAGGTGCTGCTGGGCGCGACCGGCACGGGCAAGACCTTTACCATGGCGAAGATCATCGAAGAGACCCAGCGCCCGGCGATCATCCTGGCGCCCAACAAGACGCTGGCCGCGCAATTGTATGGCGAGTTCAAGGGCTTCTTCCCCGAAAACGCGGTCGAATATTTCGTCAGCTACTACGATTACTACCAGCCCGAGGCCTATGTGCCGCGCACCGACACCTATATCGAGAAGGAATCCCAGATCAACGAGGCCATCGACCGGATGCGCCATTCGGCCACGCGGGCGCTGCTGGAACGCGACGACGTGATCATCGTGGCCTCGGTCAGTTGCATCTATGGCATCGGCTCGGTCGAGACCTACTCGGCCATGACGCAGGACCTGGTCGTGGGGCAGATCTACGATCCGCGCCAGGTGATCGCGGAACTGGTGTCGCAGCAATACCGGCGCAACGATGCCGCGTTTTCGCGCGGGGCCTTCCGGGTGCGCGGCGACGTGATCGAGGTCTGGCCCGCCCACCTTGAAGACCGCGCCTGGCGATTGTCGTTTTTTGGCGAGGAACTTGAGGCGATCATCGAATTCGACCCGCTTACAGGTTCGAAAAGTGATACGTATGACAAAATCCGGATCTACGCGAACAGCCACTACGTGACCCCCCGTCCGACGCTGCAACAGGCGATCAAGGGCATCCGCGAAGAGCTGTTTCACCGTCTCAAGCAGTTCAACACCGAGGGCAAGCTGCTCGAGGCGCAGCGGCTGGAACAGCGCACGAATTTCGACCTCGAGATGCTCGAGGCGACGGGTGTGTGCAACGGGATCGAAAACTACTCGCGCTATCTGACCGGCCGCGCCCCGGGCGAGCCGCCGCCCACGCTTTTCGAATTCATCCCGGACCATGCCCTTGTTTTCGCGGATGAATCCCATGTCTCGGTGCCGCAGATCGGGGGCATGTATCGCGGCGACTTCCGGCGCAAGTCGGTGCTGGCGGATCACGGGTTCCGGCTGCCGTCCTGCACCGACAACCGCCCCCTCAAATTCGAGGAGTGGGACGCCATGCGTCCGCAATCGGTCTTTGTCAGCGCCACGCCCGCAAGCTGGGAAATGGAGCAGACGGGCGGCGTCTTCACCGAACAGGTGATCCGGCCCACGGGTCTGCTGGACCCCATGGTCGAGATCCGCCCCGTGTCGATGCAGGTCGATGACCTCCTGGACGAGGTGCGGCGCGTCGCGGCCAAGGGGCTGCGCGTTCTGGTCACCACCCTGACCAAGCGCATGGCCGAGGATCTGACCGAATACCTGCATGAACAGGGTGTGCGGGTGCGCTACATGCATTCCGACATCGACACGATCGAACGCATTGAAATCCTGCGGGATTTGCGGCTCGGGGCGTTCGATGTCCTGGTCGGGATCAACCTGCTGCGCGAGGGGCTGGATATTCCCGAATGCGGCCTCGTTGCGATTCTGGACGCCGACAAGGAAGGCTTCCTGCGGTCCGAAACCTCGCTCATCCAGACCATCGGGCGGGCGGCGCGCAACGCCGATGGACGGGTCATCATGTATGCCGACCGCATGACCGGCTCGATGCAGCGCGCCATAGACGAGACCAACCGCCGCCGCGTCAAGCAGATGGCCTATAACCAGGAACACGGCATAACCCCCCAGACCGTCAGGAAAAACGTCGAGGACGTGCTGGCCGGCCTGTGGCAGGGCGACACCGATCAGTCGCGCGTCACCGCCAAGGTGGACAAGGTTCTGGTCGGGGCCAACCTGGCGGCGCATCTCGATGCGCTACGCACCGACATGCGCAAGGCCGCCGAGAACCTGGAATTCGAAGAGGCGGCCCGCCTGCGCGACGAGATCAAGCGCCTGGAAGCGGTGGAACTGGCCGTCGCCGACGATCCCCTGGCCCGGCAATCGGAGGTGGACGAGGCGGTCCATGAGGCGGTGAGCAAGCGGGGGCGGTCCACGGCGGGCAAGGCCGGCTCGAACGCCAAATCGGCGGCCAAGGGCAAGGGCCGGCGCCGCTAGGCCCGGGTCGGAACCGCACGGGGGGCAAGACCGCAAGGGGGCAAACGGGCGCGGGGCCTAATCGAACAGGATGATATCCTCGCCCGGGGGCTGGATCGGCACGCAAAGGCGGGGCAAGGGCTGGTCCGGCGTGGCCTGGTGCAGCCGCGGATGGGGCGGCGCGGCCCTGGGCGACAGCGCGGGGCGGATCGGCATCCCGTCCTGGCGGGTGGCGTTGCCGGCCAAACGCTGGCGGCGGGTGGCCAGCGGGTCGTCGGCGCCGGCCCCATCGGGGCCCGTATCCGTGCCCAGCGAGTGCGCCTTGACGATCCGAAGATGTCGGGTCTGCCACAGCCGCGGATCGCTTTGCACCCAACCCGGAAGCCGGTCCTGCAACAGGACCCGCCGGCTGTGGCGCGCGACGACAACCTCGGCCCCTGAGGATCGCAAGGGCACCTCACCGGCAAGGAAGGCCGCGCGCAACTCGGCCGCGCGGGCCTCGAGCCGCCGGATATCGGCCCGCAACGCCAGGAATTCATCGACCGGGTGCATGATGCCCTCCCATCCCGCATAGAACGCGCATCGAGCCTAGGCGCGAAAGGTTAACGAACTCTGACCTTGCGTCTGTTGCGGTGTCGGCTATGCCCCCGGGTCATGGCCCTGCCCCCTCAGCCCCGAATCGCCGTGGTTCTCGGCGCTGCCGTCTGGCCGGGCGGCACCCCCTCGCCCACGCTGCGGCGGCGGGCCGCCCATGCCGTCGCGCTGTATCACGCCGGACGGGTGGACGCCGTGCTGGGTTGCGGCGGCACCGGACGGCACGGCCCGGCCGAAGCCGTGGTCATCGCGCGCCTTTGCCGCGACGCCGGGGTGCCCGACAGCGCGATCGGGATCGAGGACCGATCCGCCACCACGCGTGAGAACCTGACCCATGCGCGCGCCCTTTTGCCCCGGGGCGCGGCGGTGGTGATCGTCACCGACCCCTACCACGCGCCGCGCGCGCGCCTGCTGGCGCGTCAACTGGGCCTCGCCGCCACGCATAGCTGCCCTGCCGCGCGCCGGATCGGCCCGCGCCAATGGCTGCGTCACCTCCCGCGCGAGGCGCTGGCGCTGATCGCGACCCTGCTGCGGCTGCGTTAGCGCAGCAGGTGCACCGCGCATGTGGCGTGGCGCGCGACGCGGGTCGCGGTCGCGCCGACCAGCGTCCGGTCCGAGCGGTGCGAGGCCAGAACGATGCAATCCACGCCCTCGGCCTGCGCGAAATCGAGTAGCGCACCGCCCGGCTCGCCTTCGATCACCGCGACATGCGCCTGGTCCAACCCGGCCGCCTGCCGCGCCAGATCTTCGCGGATGGCCTCACGCAACTCGTCGCGCCAGCCCTCGGGCATGTAGTCGATGGCGTAGAAAGGCACCTTTTCCATCACATGCACCAGCAAGACCACCGCGTCGCGGGCCGACAGCGCCCGCGCGATCTGCAACTCGCGGCTGATGTCATAGCCAGGCTCATAGGCGACGGGGACGAGGATGCGGGTATACATGGCGTGTCCTTTCAGGCGCTGGATGCGGGGAACGGCCCCCCTGGGGATGTAGGCCACGGACGGGCGGGCCCCAAGGGCGCGGCCCCTCAGTTCTGCGGGATCAGCACCGAAAGGCCCAGCATCCGCCAGACCTGCATCCCGCCGCGATAATAGCCGATGTGATCGGCGGGAAAGCCGGCCTCGATCATGCGGCGGATGGCGGTGGGGGACTGTCCGCACCACGGCCCATTGCAGAACAGCACGACCCGGTTGGGGGCGTCGCAGGCAAAGCCGTCGAAATCGACCTGGCAGCCCAGCAGATCCAGCCGGTCGGCGGCTTCGGTATAGGGAATGTGGATGGCGCCCGGGATGGTGCCGCCCAGATAGTCGGCGCGCACGCGGCTATCGACGACGATCACCGCCGGATCCTCGAGCGCGGCGATCAGTTCCAGCTCGCCCAGCGTGGTCACCCCCTCGGCCGGGGTCATCGGCTGGATGCAGAAATTCGGGCAAGGCCGCGAGGTGCGCGCCCATTCGCCCGTCACCTCGTGCGCGTTGTCCTGAATGCGCGCGATCTCGACCGGGCCGGCGTCCGTCGCGACGGTGACCGAGGCGCGATCGGGGGTGATCCCGACGGGATCGGCCAGGGCCGCGCCGGCGGTCGCGGTGGCCAGAACGGCGGCGGTGAACAGGATGTGACGCATGGAACCCTCCTTCGACTGCGGCCCCCAGCCTAGCAGGCCGGGGCCCCGGGCCAAAGCGGGAATGCCCGCGCGGATCAGTCCTCCATCGCCTCGAGTTCGTCGATGAAGCCCGAGATCATGGTCAACCCCTTGTCCCAGAACGCCGGGTCCGAGGCGTCCAGCCCGAAGGGCGCCAGAAGCGCCTTGTGGTGCTTGGAGCCGCCGGCGCTGAGCATGTCGAAATATTTGTCCTGGAACCCGTCGGGCGCGTCCCGATACGCCGCGTAGAGCGCGTTCACCAACCCGTCGCCAAAGGCATAGGCATAGACGTAGAACGGCGAATGCACGAAATGCGGGATATAGGACCAGAAGGTTTCATACCCGTCCATGAAGTGGAACACCGGACCCAGGCTTTCGGCCTGAACCGACATCCACAGCGCGTTGATGTCATCGGGCGTCAACTCGCCCTGCCGGCGGGCGGCGTGCAGCTTGCATTCGAAATCGTAAAAGGCGATCTGCCGCACGACGGTGTTGATCATGTCTTCGACCTTGCCAGCCAGCAGGGTCTTGCGCTCGGCCAGGGTCCGGGCGTTCGCCAGAAGCCGCTGGAAGGTCAGCATCTCGCCAAAGACCGAGGCGGTCTCGGCCAGGGTCAGGGGCGTTGCGGACAGAAGCTCGCCTTGCGCGGCGGCCAGCCGCTGGTGCACGCCATGCCCCAGCTCATGCGCCAGGGTCATCACGTCGCGCGGTTTGCCCAGGTAATTGAGCATCACATAGGGGTGCACGGTGGTCACCGTGGGATGGGCAAAGGCGCCGGGGGCCTTGCCCATCTTCACGCCGGCGTCGATCCAGCCCTTGTCGAAGAACGGCTGCGCCAGTTCGGCCATGCGCGGATCAAAGGCGGCATAGGCGGACATCACCGTCTGGCGTGCCTCGGCCCAGCCGATGGTGCGCGGCGCCTCGATCGGCAGGGGCGCGTTGCGATCCCAGATTTCCAGCCGTTCCAGCCCCAGCCATTTGGCCTTGAGCGCATAATAGCGGTGCGAGAGGCGCGGATAGGCGGCGACAACGGCGTTGCGCAGCGCCTCGACGACCTCGGGCTCGACATGGTTGGACAGGTGGCGGCCATGCTGCGGCGTCGGCATCTTGCGCCAGCGATCCGAGATTTCCTTTTCCTTGGCCAGCGTGTTGTGGACACGGGCGAACAGGCGGATGTTGCCGTCGAACACCCGTGCGAGCGATTGCGCGGCGGCCTGGCGACGGGCCCGCGCCGGATCGGTCAGCAGGTTGAGGGTCGCCTCCAGCGGCAGCGGATCGTCGAGCCCCTCGACGGTGAAGCTGAGGCCGGCCATCGTCTCGTCGAACAGCCGGTTCCAGGCGGCAGCGCCGACGGTGGACTGGTCGTGCAGGAATTTCTCCAGTTCGTCCGACAACTGGTGCGGCCGCATCGCGCGCATCCGTTCGATCACCGGGCGGTAGCGGCCCAGCGCCGGATCGGCGGTCAGCAGAGCCTCCATCGCCGCGTCGTCGATGCGGTTCATCTCCAGCGAAAAGAACACCAGCGGCGTGGTCGCCACCGTGACCCGATCCTGCGCGTCGGCCATGAACTTGGCGCGTTCGCTGTCGGTGGTCGCCTGGTAATAGCGCAGCCCGGCATAGGACATGAGCCGCCCGGCAGTGATGTCGATCGCCTCATAATCGCGGATGCAGGTGAGCATCCCGGCCGCGTCCAGCGTCGCCAGCTTGCCCTCGTAGGCGGTCGCGAAATCGGCGCAGGCGGTGTCCAGCCAGTCGAGATCGCGCGCGACCTCGGGTGCGTCGGGCGCGGGATAGAGGTCGCTCAAGTCCCATTCGGGCAAGGCGCCCAGACCCGCGCCCGAGGGTTCGACATCGAAAAGGCGCGTATCTTGCAGGGCGGGCAGTCGAAACATCGGGGATCTCCGGGCTGGGTTGCCCGGGATGTAGCGGCAAGACCCGCGCAAGACAACCCGCGCGGGGCCTCTGCGGCGATGCGCCGGTCAGCGGCGCACGGTCAGATAGGCCTCTTGCGCGCGATTGAACGTGTCGGCCGCCTTTTGCGTGGCATCGGGATCATCGCCTCGGGCCGCCACCAACTGCCAGGCCACATAGAGCAGGTCGAGCGACTTGCCCATCCCGTCAACGTCGCCGTTCGCCATCGAGACGTCGAAGTCGTCCGCGAACCGCTGCATGAAATCGACGATCTCGGGCGAACGATACTGATCCAGTTCGGTCTGGACGGCCGTCGCGTCGTCGGCCGTAAGGGACTGAAGCTGATAGTCCGAGGTCGCGCCCGATCCTCCGCCACCGCACGCGCCGGAAAGGCCCGCAAGATCGTTGAAGGACGTCGAGCCTTCGGGCGTGCTCAGACCGCGGGCTTGCATTTCGTCGTTAAAGATCGACGCACGGTCCAGAACGCTGTTGATATAGTCGTCGGTTTCGTTCATCGCGCGGAGGTTTTCGACCTTGACGGACACTTCTGCATAGCCCGCCAGAAGTTCACTGTCAGACAGGTTCCCGACTTCCGAGGCGAAGCTGTCCGCCTCCCCGGCGAGATCGCCGGTCAGAACCTGCAACGTGTAGTCACCGGCGCAGTTTCCGGCGACCGTGGCCCCGGTCAGGGCCGCATTGATGGCCTCGCCCAAGGCATTGGTGCCGGACCGGACGGCCCCCACCGAGGCGACGCCGATCCCGACGATCGCAGCACTGAGAACCACCCAATCGACCGCGACCGCGCCACGATCGCAGAAAAGAAAACGTCGAATCACGCGCACCATTTGAAAACCCGCTCCTACACACGGAAACCCGGTGTATGAGCAGGAATTCAGGCAAATTAATGGCTGCGGTCAGCTTCTGCGGCGGCCCCGGCGTTCGCGCCCACCGCCGTGATTGTGGGTGGGATCGCCACAGCCCACGGGCTCGGTTCCGTCCGAGGCGGAACTGAATGGACCCAGCGCGGCGGTGATCTGCTCCAGCGTCGGACGCTCGCCGATCGGGCGGGTGTCCAGCGCCTCGCGCATGGCGCGCAGGTGCTCGGGCATCGTGCCGCAGCAGCCGCCGATGATCCGGGCCCCGGCGTCGCGTGCCAGCACCGCGTATTCGGCCATCAGCGCGGGCGTGCCGTCATACTTGATCGCGCCATCCACATATTTCGGGATGCCCGCGTTGCCCTTGGCGATGACCGGCAGTTCGGGGCCCAGCGCCAGGAAACCCAGGACGGTCCGCATCAGGTCCGACGCGCCGACGCCGCAGTTGGCGCCAAAGGCGACCGGCGGATAGTCCAGCTTGCCGACCAGCTTCACGAAATCGGCCGAGGTGACGCCCATCATCGTGCGCCCGGCGGTGTCGAAGCTCATGGTGCCGGCCCAGGGCATCCCCGCCAGTCGGCAGCCCTCGGCGGCGGCGGCGTATTCCTCGGGCGCCGAGATCGTCTCGACCCACAGGATATCGACGCCCCCCTCCTTCAGACCTTCGGCCTGTTCGTGGAACATCTCGACCGCGCCGGCATGGGTCAGCGTGCCCATCGGCGCCATGATCTCGCCCGTTGGTCCCATCGAACCCGCGACCAGCACCTTGCGCCCCGCCTTGTCGGCAACCGCGCGGCCGATCTCGGCGCCGACGCGGTTCAACTCGCGCACCCGGCCCTGGGCGCTGTGCAGTTTCAGGCGGCTGGCGTTGCCGCCAAAGGTGTTGGTCAGGAACAGGTCCGACCCGGCCTCGACCGCCGAGGAATAGAGCGTGGTGATCCGGTCGGGGTGATCGACATTCCAGAATTCGGGCGCGTCACCCGAACTGAGGCCCATGTTGAACAGATTGGTCCCGGTGGCGCCATCCGCCAGCAGAAAGCCGCGTTCGGCCAGAAGGGCGGACAGGGGATCGGACGAAAGGGGCATCGGTGTCCTCGGCAATGCAAAACGCGCCGCAAGGCGCGGCGCGTTCCGGTTGTCGCACAGATCGGCGCGGGGCGCAAATGCGCGCGCCTCATGACGATGATGAAGGGCTCAGCCCTGCTTCAGCAATTCCCGCTGCGCGGCGTGCAGGAACTCGACCATGCGGGCGCGCACGGTGGCCTCGTCGGCCTTGCCCGCCAGGTCCTTGACCAGCTTGCGCACCACGTCCTCGTCGCCCTCTTCCTCAAAGTCGGCGGCGATCACCTCCAGCACATAAGCCCCTTCGGCGTCGCCCGACTTGCCCAGCAGGCCCGCGGCCCAGTGGCCCAGCGCCTTGTTGCGCCGTGCGGTGGCCTTGAACGCCATCTCGGCGTCGTGGGCGAATTTCGCTTCAAAGGCGTTTTCGCGGTCGTCGAAGGTGGTCATGGGCAGGGCCTCTTGCAGTCTTGCGTGGGGTCGTTTCCGACCCAGATATGGGGGCAGACGGCCCGCGCTGCAAGCACTGTTTGC includes the following:
- a CDS encoding DUF1476 domain-containing protein, coding for MTTFDDRENAFEAKFAHDAEMAFKATARRNKALGHWAAGLLGKSGDAEGAYVLEVIAADFEEEGDEDVVRKLVKDLAGKADEATVRARMVEFLHAAQRELLKQG
- the bmt gene encoding betaine--homocysteine S-methyltransferase; this translates as MPLSSDPLSALLAERGFLLADGATGTNLFNMGLSSGDAPEFWNVDHPDRITTLYSSAVEAGSDLFLTNTFGGNASRLKLHSAQGRVRELNRVGAEIGRAVADKAGRKVLVAGSMGPTGEIMAPMGTLTHAGAVEMFHEQAEGLKEGGVDILWVETISAPEEYAAAAEGCRLAGMPWAGTMSFDTAGRTMMGVTSADFVKLVGKLDYPPVAFGANCGVGASDLMRTVLGFLALGPELPVIAKGNAGIPKYVDGAIKYDGTPALMAEYAVLARDAGARIIGGCCGTMPEHLRAMREALDTRPIGERPTLEQITAALGPFSSASDGTEPVGCGDPTHNHGGGRERRGRRRS
- a CDS encoding rhodanese-like domain-containing protein, with the translated sequence MRHILFTAAVLATATAGAALADPVGITPDRASVTVATDAGPVEIARIQDNAHEVTGEWARTSRPCPNFCIQPMTPAEGVTTLGELELIAALEDPAVIVVDSRVRADYLGGTIPGAIHIPYTEAADRLDLLGCQVDFDGFACDAPNRVVLFCNGPWCGQSPTAIRRMIEAGFPADHIGYYRGGMQVWRMLGLSVLIPQN
- a CDS encoding YdcF family protein, encoding MALPPQPRIAVVLGAAVWPGGTPSPTLRRRAAHAVALYHAGRVDAVLGCGGTGRHGPAEAVVIARLCRDAGVPDSAIGIEDRSATTRENLTHARALLPRGAAVVIVTDPYHAPRARLLARQLGLAATHSCPAARRIGPRQWLRHLPREALALIATLLRLR
- a CDS encoding universal stress protein; this translates as MYTRILVPVAYEPGYDISRELQIARALSARDAVVLLVHVMEKVPFYAIDYMPEGWRDELREAIREDLARQAAGLDQAHVAVIEGEPGGALLDFAQAEGVDCIVLASHRSDRTLVGATATRVARHATCAVHLLR
- a CDS encoding M3 family oligoendopeptidase — translated: MFRLPALQDTRLFDVEPSGAGLGALPEWDLSDLYPAPDAPEVARDLDWLDTACADFATAYEGKLATLDAAGMLTCIRDYEAIDITAGRLMSYAGLRYYQATTDSERAKFMADAQDRVTVATTPLVFFSLEMNRIDDAAMEALLTADPALGRYRPVIERMRAMRPHQLSDELEKFLHDQSTVGAAAWNRLFDETMAGLSFTVEGLDDPLPLEATLNLLTDPARARRQAAAQSLARVFDGNIRLFARVHNTLAKEKEISDRWRKMPTPQHGRHLSNHVEPEVVEALRNAVVAAYPRLSHRYYALKAKWLGLERLEIWDRNAPLPIEAPRTIGWAEARQTVMSAYAAFDPRMAELAQPFFDKGWIDAGVKMGKAPGAFAHPTVTTVHPYVMLNYLGKPRDVMTLAHELGHGVHQRLAAAQGELLSATPLTLAETASVFGEMLTFQRLLANARTLAERKTLLAGKVEDMINTVVRQIAFYDFECKLHAARRQGELTPDDINALWMSVQAESLGPVFHFMDGYETFWSYIPHFVHSPFYVYAYAFGDGLVNALYAAYRDAPDGFQDKYFDMLSAGGSKHHKALLAPFGLDASDPAFWDKGLTMISGFIDELEAMED